In Nitratiruptor sp. YY09-18, a single window of DNA contains:
- the feoB gene encoding ferrous iron transport protein B, with amino-acid sequence MKKIKAVMVGQPNVGKSSIINAISGARLHVGNFAGVTVEKKEVDFTYQDYAINIVDLPGIYSLNAYTPEEHVAKRYLINEEYDLIVNVVDANVLQRNLILTLQLLDMNPKMVLAINMIDEVEEKGGSIDAVKLSELIGRPVVLVSAKEKRGIDDLVKMIIDEYNTPHEKRKIYYNERIEEEIEKLSKILLKSSHFNDPDLARFYVIRLFENDEDIYKIIHDLPIFLEFHEAMGESMRRLQLEFDEESVADILANERNSIAKSLVMQVVKSPRKESLTDKIDKILIHPIFGLPIFLFFMWLLFQLTFEIGSLPVDYLDATFSNFALWVKGILPPGDINAVITDGIIPAVGSVIMFLPNILILFLGINLLEQTGYMARAAFLLDGFLKKFGLQGKAFIPLVSGFGCTVPAYMAARTLKNPKDRIITMLVLGFMSCSARLPVYVLLISAFFPTHNAGNILFIIYISGAILGLIVAKILRMVLFKGEPEPFVMEMPPYRFPSLKALGMELWIKAKLFLKKAGTFIAGTAMIIWFLSSYPVHNKLVQSYEQKIELAKSDEQKIQLQNELAAKNLEYSYLGQFGKAIEPIFAPLGFDWRMSVATISGLAAKEVVVSTLATLYAVGEADEKSSTLIQRLRENVDFKAAIALIVIIMIYSPCVAAMSTFWAEVPQWAWRTFYLIYPNVLAWIAAFSVYNILAFMGY; translated from the coding sequence ATGAAAAAGATCAAAGCTGTAATGGTCGGGCAGCCAAATGTTGGGAAATCATCCATTATCAATGCAATAAGTGGTGCAAGGCTGCATGTTGGGAACTTTGCAGGTGTTACGGTAGAGAAAAAAGAGGTAGATTTTACCTATCAAGATTATGCTATCAATATCGTGGATTTACCAGGGATCTACTCTCTCAATGCCTATACTCCAGAAGAGCATGTTGCAAAGCGCTACCTTATCAATGAAGAGTATGATCTCATTGTCAATGTTGTTGATGCAAATGTTTTGCAAAGAAACCTCATCTTAACACTGCAACTACTTGATATGAATCCCAAGATGGTGCTAGCAATCAACATGATAGATGAGGTTGAAGAGAAGGGGGGATCTATTGATGCAGTAAAGCTGAGTGAACTCATAGGTCGTCCTGTTGTCTTGGTAAGCGCAAAAGAGAAAAGAGGTATCGATGATTTGGTGAAAATGATTATCGATGAATACAATACTCCTCACGAAAAGCGCAAAATCTACTATAATGAGCGTATCGAAGAGGAGATCGAAAAACTCTCAAAAATCTTGCTCAAATCTTCTCACTTCAACGATCCAGACCTTGCGAGATTTTATGTCATACGTCTTTTTGAAAATGATGAGGATATATACAAAATTATCCATGATCTTCCAATATTTTTGGAATTTCATGAAGCAATGGGCGAAAGCATGCGACGTCTGCAGCTTGAATTTGATGAAGAGAGTGTGGCTGATATCTTAGCAAATGAGCGCAACTCTATAGCCAAATCGCTTGTGATGCAGGTTGTAAAATCCCCAAGAAAAGAGTCTTTGACTGATAAGATAGACAAAATTCTTATCCACCCCATTTTTGGACTTCCCATTTTTCTCTTTTTCATGTGGTTGCTCTTTCAGCTCACATTTGAGATAGGTTCACTTCCTGTAGACTATCTTGATGCAACTTTTAGCAATTTTGCTCTGTGGGTAAAAGGTATCTTGCCACCTGGTGATATAAATGCAGTAATAACTGATGGAATTATTCCAGCTGTTGGATCAGTCATTATGTTTTTGCCAAATATCTTAATCCTCTTTTTGGGGATTAATCTCTTGGAACAGACCGGCTATATGGCGCGTGCTGCATTTTTGCTCGATGGGTTTTTGAAAAAGTTTGGACTGCAAGGTAAAGCGTTTATTCCACTTGTGAGTGGCTTTGGATGTACCGTGCCAGCTTATATGGCTGCACGCACACTCAAAAACCCAAAAGATCGCATTATCACGATGCTTGTGCTTGGATTTATGAGCTGTAGTGCAAGACTTCCCGTCTATGTGTTGTTGATCTCGGCATTTTTCCCAACGCACAATGCTGGAAATATTCTCTTTATCATCTATATTTCAGGCGCAATTTTGGGTCTTATTGTCGCAAAGATTTTGCGTATGGTACTTTTCAAAGGTGAGCCAGAGCCATTTGTCATGGAGATGCCGCCTTACAGATTCCCTTCACTCAAAGCCTTGGGGATGGAGCTATGGATCAAAGCAAAACTCTTTTTGAAAAAGGCTGGTACGTTCATCGCAGGAACTGCTATGATTATATGGTTTTTAAGCAGCTATCCTGTGCACAATAAGCTTGTGCAAAGCTATGAACAGAAGATAGAATTGGCAAAAAGTGATGAGCAAAAGATCCAACTCCAAAATGAGTTAGCTGCTAAAAATCTCGAATATAGTTATCTTGGACAATTCGGCAAAGCAATCGAACCAATATTCGCACCACTCGGATTTGATTGGCGGATGAGTGTAGCGACAATTAGTGGACTGGCAGCCAAAGAGGTGGTGGTATCTACTCTTGCTACTTTGTATGCAGTGGGTGAGGCGGATGAGAAGAGTTCGACGCTTATCCAGCGCCTCAGAGAAAATGTGGATTTCAAAGCAGCGATTGCTCTCATTGTCATTATCATGATCTATAGTCCATGTGTAGCAGCAATGAGTACTTTTTGGGCAGAAGTACCACAATGGGCATGGAGAACATTTTACCTCATATATCCAAATGTTTTGGCCTGGATTGCAGCCTTTAGTGTCTATAATATTCTTGCTTTTATGGGATACTAA
- a CDS encoding rhodanese-like domain-containing protein: protein MVIDVRTAGEYIYAGHPLEAISVPIFSYAYKPKDIKLRINFAKKEQNRALDAHKVYEITPIENKNFLEDVKKIRHKLGNKPILVICRIGGRSKYAANLLAKNGMREVYNVDGGFLEWKRAKLPYGGE, encoded by the coding sequence ATTGTTATTGATGTGCGTACAGCTGGCGAGTATATCTATGCTGGACATCCTCTTGAAGCCATTTCTGTTCCAATTTTTTCTTATGCATATAAGCCAAAAGATATAAAACTGCGTATCAATTTTGCTAAAAAAGAGCAAAATAGAGCACTTGATGCCCACAAAGTATATGAAATTACGCCAATTGAAAATAAAAACTTCTTAGAAGATGTCAAAAAGATTCGCCACAAACTTGGAAACAAACCGATTCTTGTCATCTGCCGCATAGGTGGCAGAAGTAAATATGCAGCAAATCTCCTAGCCAAAAACGGTATGCGTGAAGTCTACAACGTAGATGGCGGATTTTTGGAGTGGAAGAGAGCTAAGCTTCCTTACGGAGGCGAGTAG
- the ilvA gene encoding threonine ammonia-lyase yields the protein MIPLEKIKEAQERVARVAHTTPFAYAPLLSKKIGTNIFLKKENLQTTGAFKIRGAFNKIATLNENERQKGVVAASAGNHAQGVAFSSHYFKIPATIVMPESTPLTKINGVKSYGAEVILHGKNYDEAYEYAIEYAKEHDKTFVHPFADEEVMAGQGTIALEIVEQAKDIDIILVPIGGGGLIAGIASAIKQIDPSIQVIGVTAAGAPAMKRSYEAGRPIDTIDVRTIADGIAVRDTSPMTLDIILKTVDDIVEVDDEEIADAILFLLENQKLVVEGAGAVGVAALLYEKIENIVGKNVAVVLSGGNIDVTMLSVIIEKGLIKSYRKMKLIVTLVDKPGSLLKLTEIFAQVGANIVQIGYDRTSASLAFGDANVSIALETKGKEHQEEIRYLMRKHGYRFHEEK from the coding sequence ATGATACCTCTAGAAAAGATCAAAGAGGCGCAAGAAAGGGTTGCTCGTGTTGCCCATACTACACCTTTTGCATATGCGCCACTTCTGAGTAAAAAAATAGGTACTAATATATTTTTAAAAAAAGAGAATCTCCAAACTACTGGTGCTTTTAAGATTAGAGGGGCTTTCAATAAAATTGCAACACTTAATGAAAATGAACGTCAAAAGGGTGTTGTTGCTGCAAGTGCTGGCAACCATGCGCAAGGCGTGGCTTTTTCTTCTCACTATTTCAAAATCCCTGCAACTATTGTGATGCCGGAGAGCACTCCGCTGACCAAGATTAATGGTGTAAAATCATACGGCGCTGAAGTAATTTTGCATGGAAAAAACTATGATGAAGCGTATGAGTATGCTATCGAGTATGCAAAAGAGCACGACAAGACATTTGTCCACCCTTTTGCTGATGAAGAGGTGATGGCCGGGCAAGGCACAATTGCTCTTGAGATTGTAGAGCAGGCCAAAGATATAGATATTATACTCGTACCCATTGGCGGAGGAGGGCTTATTGCTGGCATTGCTAGTGCAATCAAGCAGATAGATCCATCTATCCAGGTTATCGGAGTTACTGCTGCAGGTGCACCTGCAATGAAACGCTCCTATGAAGCTGGTAGACCAATAGATACGATAGATGTACGTACAATTGCAGATGGTATAGCAGTCCGTGACACTTCACCTATGACACTTGATATTATTCTAAAGACAGTAGATGATATTGTCGAAGTGGATGATGAAGAGATAGCAGATGCGATACTCTTCTTACTTGAAAATCAAAAACTTGTGGTGGAGGGGGCAGGTGCAGTAGGTGTTGCAGCATTACTCTATGAAAAAATAGAAAATATAGTAGGCAAAAATGTTGCTGTTGTTCTTAGCGGTGGAAATATCGATGTAACGATGCTCAGCGTCATTATCGAAAAAGGTCTTATTAAATCATATCGCAAGATGAAACTCATCGTTACACTTGTAGATAAGCCCGGATCACTTTTGAAACTTACTGAAATATTCGCGCAAGTTGGTGCAAATATTGTGCAGATCGGGTATGACAGAACTTCAGCTTCCCTTGCATTTGGAGATGCAAATGTCTCTATCGCACTTGAGACAAAAGGCAAAGAACACCAAGAGGAGATACGCTATCTTATGCGCAAACATGGCTATCGTTTCCATGAGGAGAAGTGA
- a CDS encoding CoA-binding protein: protein MECEFPKINEDLDTIKEIFQETKTIAIVGLSPNPAKDSNRVAAYLQSVGYKIVPIYPKEDEILGEKVYRSLEEVPFQIDMIDIFRKPAAVGPIVEAAIKRGDVKVVWMQKGIVNNEAAQRAKEAGMRVVQNRCTMVDHKMIFG, encoded by the coding sequence ATGGAGTGTGAATTTCCAAAAATCAATGAAGATTTAGATACTATTAAAGAGATTTTCCAAGAGACAAAAACTATCGCAATCGTAGGCCTCTCTCCAAACCCTGCTAAAGATAGCAACCGTGTTGCAGCATATTTGCAAAGTGTCGGCTATAAGATAGTACCAATCTATCCAAAAGAGGATGAGATTTTGGGCGAGAAGGTCTATAGAAGTTTAGAAGAGGTACCTTTCCAAATAGATATGATCGATATCTTTCGTAAACCAGCCGCAGTTGGACCAATTGTAGAAGCTGCAATCAAAAGAGGAGACGTGAAAGTTGTATGGATGCAAAAGGGTATCGTCAATAATGAAGCGGCACAGAGGGCAAAAGAAGCAGGTATGAGAGTGGTGCAAAACCGCTGCACCATGGTAGATCACAAAATGATTTTTGGATAA
- a CDS encoding YggT family protein, with the protein MFVIATFLQALAQILHMIINIYIWVVIIAALISWVRPDPYNPIVQTLYRLTEPVYTFVRRYIPTVIGGIDLAPLIIIIALQFLDMFLVRILMHLAYRLGA; encoded by the coding sequence ATGTTCGTCATAGCTACATTTTTGCAAGCTTTAGCACAGATTCTTCATATGATTATCAATATCTATATCTGGGTAGTAATCATTGCAGCACTTATTAGTTGGGTGCGACCTGATCCATACAATCCGATAGTACAGACACTCTATCGTCTCACTGAGCCCGTCTATACATTTGTGCGCCGCTATATTCCTACAGTTATTGGTGGTATCGATCTAGCACCCCTTATTATTATCATAGCATTGCAATTTCTTGATATGTTTTTAGTGCGCATTCTCATGCATTTGGCCTACAGGCTAGGAGCATGA
- a CDS encoding OprD family outer membrane porin, with the protein MKKSLIVAGLLLTIDTFSYAQSLRYKLTQLDLIDHANFETRLGYIAHNYSQDPDTKAFGTAGHFHLTTVQWNGLQADLGIYGATKLGKNEDPDFFGNKSSFVFFSEATLGYRYQDFSIEGGRFIFDSPHADSDDIRMVPNFFQGVKAAYSQNDTTLQVGYLTKMAGWESGGRIDKFKKFHRVAQSDKSIDGVFFAGFDFDSLSLWLYHIDNSANVMYIEKYFSVVGLDLRLQGDFAKDCEEAALGEIDAKTLGILVEKSYENLNFSFAYNKNYGNSGAMMSFGGGPFFTSMEDLTIDALNGSDQEAYTYGISYGKDNFSLGIMQGRFYGENFHSDEIDLYAAYSYKDISFEAVYASIDDHYNQDYSIVRFFAKYEF; encoded by the coding sequence ATGAAAAAGAGTCTCATAGTTGCTGGATTGCTACTTACAATAGATACATTTTCATACGCACAGAGTTTGCGGTATAAACTTACGCAATTAGATCTTATAGATCATGCAAACTTTGAAACACGTCTTGGATACATTGCGCATAATTATTCTCAAGATCCTGATACCAAAGCTTTTGGCACTGCAGGCCATTTTCATTTGACTACAGTACAATGGAATGGATTGCAAGCAGATTTGGGTATATATGGTGCTACGAAATTAGGTAAAAATGAAGATCCAGACTTTTTTGGTAATAAGAGCAGTTTTGTATTTTTTAGTGAAGCAACTTTAGGCTATCGCTATCAAGATTTTTCAATTGAAGGTGGTCGATTTATTTTCGATTCTCCACATGCTGATAGTGATGATATACGTATGGTTCCAAACTTCTTCCAAGGTGTTAAAGCAGCATATTCCCAAAATGATACTACTTTGCAAGTTGGTTACCTTACAAAAATGGCTGGCTGGGAGAGTGGAGGTCGTATAGACAAATTCAAAAAATTTCATAGAGTCGCTCAGAGCGATAAGAGTATAGATGGAGTCTTTTTTGCTGGTTTTGACTTTGACTCACTCTCTTTGTGGCTCTATCATATAGATAACAGTGCAAATGTGATGTATATAGAAAAATATTTCTCTGTTGTTGGACTTGATTTAAGGTTGCAAGGAGATTTTGCAAAAGATTGTGAAGAGGCAGCTTTAGGCGAAATCGATGCAAAAACTTTGGGAATCTTGGTAGAAAAGAGTTATGAAAATCTCAACTTTTCATTTGCTTACAATAAAAACTATGGCAATAGTGGCGCTATGATGAGTTTTGGTGGTGGACCATTTTTTACCTCTATGGAGGATCTCACGATCGATGCACTAAATGGCAGTGACCAAGAAGCATACACTTATGGTATAAGTTATGGAAAAGATAATTTTAGTCTTGGTATTATGCAAGGAAGATTTTATGGAGAAAATTTCCATAGTGATGAGATAGATCTCTATGCTGCTTACAGCTATAAAGATATATCATTTGAAGCGGTCTATGCTTCTATTGATGATCACTATAATCAAGACTACTCAATTGTTCGATTTTTTGCAAAATATGAGTTTTAG
- the gltX gene encoding glutamate--tRNA ligase has product MLRFAPSPTGDMHIGNLRVAILNFIVAKQRNERFIIRIEDTDRERNIEGKDKEILAILDRFGITYDDVVYQSKNLSFHQNFAYKLLDEGKAFACFCTAEELEQERQKAKEEKRPYRYSGKCENITLQEASQRGEPFVVRIKKPDERLCFEDKIKGDLCFDPFEVDSFVILRADGRATYNFACAIDDMLYDITLVIRGEDHLSNTPKQIHVRKLLGYDKEIAYAHLPIILNEAGKKMSKREKASSVKWLLDEGFLPQAIANYLILLGNKTPKEVFTLDEAIEWFDLADISKSPAKFDIEKLRFINRAHLKALPKEELAKLLNVDEKYADLAKLYLEEASTLKELKEKIDRVLQCDRDFGEFEEEAFILKNIILDIDIPEDFDAFKKILMERSGLKGKKFFKPLRLLLTGAPSGPEMQDIYNAMKNSIKEVVSCSS; this is encoded by the coding sequence ATGCTACGATTTGCACCAAGTCCCACAGGCGATATGCATATTGGCAACCTACGGGTAGCTATTTTGAACTTTATTGTAGCAAAACAAAGAAATGAGCGATTCATTATTCGCATAGAAGACACAGATAGAGAGAGAAATATTGAGGGAAAAGACAAAGAGATTTTAGCGATCTTAGATCGTTTTGGTATTACATATGATGATGTAGTCTATCAGAGCAAAAACCTCTCATTCCATCAAAACTTTGCCTACAAACTCCTCGACGAAGGGAAGGCTTTTGCATGTTTTTGCACTGCTGAGGAGCTTGAGCAGGAGCGACAAAAGGCCAAAGAAGAAAAACGCCCTTACCGCTATAGTGGCAAATGTGAAAATATTACTTTACAAGAGGCGAGCCAAAGAGGTGAGCCTTTTGTTGTGAGAATCAAAAAGCCAGATGAGAGGCTCTGCTTTGAAGACAAAATCAAAGGAGATTTGTGCTTTGATCCATTTGAAGTAGATAGCTTTGTGATTTTGCGAGCAGATGGAAGAGCAACCTATAACTTCGCATGCGCTATTGATGATATGCTCTATGATATTACTCTTGTCATTCGCGGTGAAGATCACCTCTCCAATACTCCTAAGCAGATCCATGTGCGTAAACTTCTTGGATATGATAAGGAGATAGCGTATGCGCATCTACCTATCATTCTCAATGAAGCTGGCAAGAAAATGAGCAAGCGAGAAAAAGCCTCTAGTGTGAAGTGGCTTTTGGATGAGGGGTTTTTACCCCAGGCCATTGCAAACTATCTCATACTTTTAGGCAATAAAACCCCAAAAGAGGTCTTTACGCTTGATGAAGCAATTGAGTGGTTCGATTTAGCAGATATATCCAAATCTCCTGCCAAATTTGATATAGAGAAACTGCGCTTCATCAATAGAGCGCATCTCAAGGCTCTACCGAAAGAAGAGCTTGCAAAGTTACTAAATGTTGATGAGAAGTATGCAGATTTAGCAAAACTCTACTTAGAAGAGGCAAGCACTCTCAAAGAGCTTAAAGAAAAAATTGATAGAGTTTTACAATGTGACAGAGATTTTGGAGAGTTTGAAGAAGAGGCTTTTATATTAAAAAATATCATCTTAGATATTGATATTCCTGAGGATTTTGATGCATTCAAAAAGATCCTTATGGAGCGCAGTGGCCTCAAAGGAAAGAAGTTCTTCAAGCCTTTACGACTGCTTCTTACAGGTGCCCCAAGTGGCCCAGAGATGCAAGATATATATAATGCAATGAAAAATTCTATCAAAGAGGTTGTCTCATGTTCGTCATAG
- a CDS encoding phosphatidylserine decarboxylase translates to MKKRVLSNIISRSFGKFASHRFHPMLQKFINHSYVRLLGLDMSEFKKASDYKSLNELFTRSLLNQRNIEVGIVSPTDSLITACGKIQKDKALQIKGMEYSIKDLLQECDASTIFDGEYVNLYLSPRDYHRYHMPYTLKIERVIHIPGKLYPVNLRFLRKKLNLFIENERVILECSTKDGNRVYIVLVGALNVGKMTLVFESRIETNRSREIAIYEYSDLWLQKGELLGFFKMGSTVLLFFQKDFCKLTVESDKYVKYGQQIGEVIDARE, encoded by the coding sequence TTGAAAAAGAGAGTCTTGAGTAACATCATCTCGCGAAGTTTTGGGAAGTTTGCATCACACAGATTCCACCCTATGCTGCAAAAGTTTATCAACCATTCATATGTACGCCTTTTAGGTCTAGATATGAGTGAGTTTAAAAAAGCGAGTGACTACAAAAGCCTCAATGAGCTCTTTACAAGATCACTTCTTAATCAGCGCAACATCGAAGTGGGAATCGTCTCTCCTACCGACTCACTTATTACTGCATGTGGTAAAATCCAAAAAGACAAAGCTTTGCAGATTAAAGGGATGGAGTATAGCATCAAGGATCTGCTCCAAGAGTGTGATGCAAGCACTATTTTTGATGGAGAATATGTCAATCTCTATCTCTCCCCAAGAGATTATCATCGCTATCATATGCCCTATACTCTCAAAATCGAACGAGTCATCCATATACCTGGCAAACTCTATCCTGTCAATCTTCGTTTCTTGCGCAAAAAGCTCAATCTCTTTATTGAAAATGAGAGAGTAATTTTGGAGTGTAGTACCAAAGACGGAAATAGAGTCTATATCGTCCTTGTTGGAGCTCTCAATGTTGGCAAGATGACACTAGTGTTTGAGAGCAGAATTGAAACAAACCGCTCGCGAGAAATTGCAATATATGAGTATAGTGATTTGTGGCTGCAAAAGGGTGAACTTCTAGGATTTTTCAAAATGGGCTCAACAGTCTTGCTCTTTTTTCAAAAAGATTTTTGTAAACTAACAGTAGAGTCAGATAAATATGTAAAATATGGACAACAGATAGGAGAAGTAATAGATGCAAGAGAATGA
- a CDS encoding M48 family metallopeptidase: protein MKKILFALVFALFFAACSKNPYTHRQQLILISPQQEVRMGLQAEQQILRKSRISRNPSYNAMVRRVGKRIAQVAEVEFHPNYRWEFHVIESPQINAFCLPGGKIFVYTGLLKLVENDDQLAAVIGHEVAHAILRHGSERVSIAMVSNLGKQLIAQGLQISGRRWGPLYDLAYGVTTQYGILFPYSRKFEYEADQLGLYLMYKACYKPEEAIRFWYKMMQASRKKIPEFLSTHPSDEHRIAMLQRYIKRLRKIQRNCP from the coding sequence ATGAAAAAGATTCTCTTTGCTTTAGTTTTTGCTCTCTTTTTTGCAGCTTGTAGTAAAAACCCCTATACACACCGCCAACAGCTCATTCTCATCTCTCCGCAACAAGAGGTGAGAATGGGACTCCAAGCTGAACAGCAGATTTTGCGAAAATCTCGTATCTCCCGTAACCCCTCCTATAACGCAATGGTACGAAGAGTGGGAAAACGAATAGCTCAAGTGGCCGAAGTAGAGTTTCACCCAAACTATAGATGGGAGTTTCATGTCATAGAGTCACCACAAATCAATGCTTTTTGTCTTCCTGGTGGCAAGATTTTTGTCTATACAGGCCTTTTAAAACTTGTAGAAAATGATGATCAACTTGCAGCAGTTATAGGACATGAAGTAGCCCATGCGATCTTGCGACACGGAAGCGAGAGAGTCTCTATAGCAATGGTAAGCAATCTTGGTAAGCAACTCATTGCACAAGGTTTGCAGATCTCTGGGAGAAGATGGGGTCCTCTCTATGATTTGGCCTATGGTGTCACAACGCAGTATGGCATACTCTTTCCCTATAGCAGAAAGTTTGAGTATGAAGCAGATCAGTTGGGTCTTTATCTCATGTACAAAGCTTGCTACAAGCCAGAGGAAGCTATACGCTTTTGGTATAAGATGATGCAAGCTTCAAGGAAGAAAATCCCAGAGTTTCTCTCTACTCACCCATCAGATGAGCATAGGATTGCAATGCTGCAGCGTTATATCAAAAGACTGCGTAAAATACAGCGCAATTGTCCTTAA
- a CDS encoding transglycosylase SLT domain-containing protein → MRYFLGLLLPWLLFGQPLSLSYLKSKPRSIERDFFIWQYLDQNITPIQAQEALELVKNVNRKIFYRYALKIQNPKIIRIAECSKIPFGKALGEDANCLVIRLTPAGFLSLDRTMRQNVLKKISRYPLSKKLAPLATKSPFIALQDNPKEFLYFFNKVGTKNRQKYFNYELSHKQLENLKKYWSFTNFIRKVVTEDLNNIGLDLLQLLPKDLTAEQNFLLGLYAYKYNFTQRAKGFFDEALENYKSRRDKDKAAYWLYKLTHNKNYLHMIVNQKQLDIYNILAHEKLSLPSNLYKYIQLHGKCSLAIKDPFVALQVYTKIKNGKDLDFLAKRSKNRECAGVYAIIQTKKSRFKDEYFVTPYEEYFKEQNVTRKILLYSLARQESLFIPGSISSSFALGPLQFMPFLAKHTAKRLGIKNFRLMDMFDEKIAITFANDHLNYLEAHLHHPLLIAYAYNAGIGFTARNILPQLQMYEPLLVMELNPSSQNRHYGKKVMENFWVYSKIFGYEFNLTDSLEKLDQHHHMQGF, encoded by the coding sequence ATGAGATATTTTTTGGGGCTTTTGCTCCCCTGGCTGCTCTTTGGGCAGCCTCTTTCGCTTTCATATCTCAAATCAAAACCCCGCAGTATAGAAAGAGACTTCTTTATTTGGCAATACCTTGATCAAAATATCACACCTATTCAAGCGCAAGAGGCTTTGGAGCTAGTAAAAAATGTCAATCGTAAAATATTCTATCGCTATGCACTCAAGATACAAAATCCAAAGATCATACGTATTGCAGAGTGCTCGAAGATACCATTTGGCAAAGCTTTAGGTGAAGATGCCAACTGCCTCGTCATTCGTCTCACTCCAGCAGGATTTCTCTCCCTCGATCGCACAATGCGACAAAATGTTTTAAAAAAAATATCTCGTTATCCTCTGAGCAAAAAGCTTGCTCCCCTAGCAACCAAAAGCCCATTTATTGCTTTGCAAGATAACCCCAAAGAGTTTCTCTACTTTTTTAACAAAGTAGGTACAAAAAATCGCCAGAAATATTTTAATTATGAACTCTCACACAAACAGCTTGAAAATTTGAAAAAATATTGGAGTTTTACAAATTTCATACGCAAGGTAGTAACTGAAGATCTCAACAACATTGGTCTTGATCTTTTGCAGCTTTTGCCAAAAGATCTCACTGCTGAGCAAAACTTCTTGCTAGGGCTCTATGCATATAAATACAACTTCACGCAAAGAGCTAAGGGATTTTTTGATGAGGCTCTAGAAAACTATAAAAGTAGAAGAGACAAAGACAAAGCGGCCTACTGGCTCTACAAACTCACACACAACAAAAACTATCTGCATATGATAGTGAATCAAAAGCAGTTGGATATCTATAATATTCTCGCCCATGAAAAGCTCTCGCTCCCCTCCAATCTCTACAAATATATCCAACTACATGGAAAATGTTCTCTTGCTATCAAAGACCCATTTGTAGCCTTGCAAGTCTATACAAAGATCAAAAATGGGAAAGATCTTGACTTTTTAGCAAAGCGGAGCAAAAATAGAGAATGTGCTGGAGTCTATGCAATAATACAGACTAAGAAATCGCGCTTCAAAGATGAATATTTTGTCACACCATATGAAGAGTATTTCAAAGAGCAAAACGTTACAAGAAAAATACTCCTCTACTCCCTTGCGCGGCAAGAGAGCCTCTTTATTCCCGGATCGATATCTTCATCTTTTGCCCTAGGACCATTGCAGTTTATGCCCTTTTTAGCGAAGCATACTGCAAAAAGACTTGGTATTAAAAATTTCCGCCTTATGGATATGTTTGATGAAAAGATAGCTATAACTTTTGCAAATGACCATCTTAACTATCTAGAAGCCCATTTGCACCACCCACTTCTCATCGCTTATGCTTACAATGCTGGAATTGGATTTACTGCACGCAACATTCTACCTCAATTACAAATGTATGAACCACTTTTAGTAATGGAGCTTAACCCCTCTTCCCAAAACCGCCATTATGGGAAGAAGGTGATGGAGAATTTCTGGGTTTATAGCAAGATATTTGGATATGAGTTTAATCTAACAGATAGTTTGGAAAAATTAGATCAACACCACCATATGCAGGGTTTTTGA
- a CDS encoding FeoA family protein, which yields MKLTEMKIGDEGVIERISAPEPIKGRLLAMGIAKNNKIKLLDHTLKKQTWEVDVEGTRVALRDEEARGIEVKV from the coding sequence ATGAAACTTACAGAGATGAAAATAGGTGATGAGGGAGTGATTGAGCGCATCAGTGCACCTGAGCCAATTAAGGGGAGACTTTTGGCTATGGGAATAGCTAAAAACAATAAGATCAAGCTTCTAGATCACACGCTCAAAAAGCAGACCTGGGAAGTGGATGTAGAGGGTACGAGAGTAGCTTTGAGAGATGAAGAAGCAAGAGGAATAGAGGTGAAAGTATGA